The following coding sequences are from one Plasmodium gaboni strain SY75 chromosome 10, whole genome shotgun sequence window:
- a CDS encoding putative eukaryotic translation initiation factor subunit eIF2A — MSELLIRSKSGVKLYEFKKLENVYESNIIFEYDGCINDAIWSYDGDSFLLLHAIEGLLLISNYEEKKKKKIEKIACINKYKELFDNENIKLIKHVQWSPNNRFIVFFFPYEEEKHNKLGNLLVWNVKDKNILCSFKIKKKSCSNWPVINFTHDDNYFLLQKKTDIYIYDTLKLIENDDNTAYLNNNDIPLNYIYTWNQPNVLAIYMSSYMSEDKCRFFIVHTKNNFLGDVYIFKIKGLNNNEIVNYNVRGDTQKSSDTKINDIKSDGIKSSDIQSSDIKSDDIKSSDIQSNDNKIDISVNIKSPINNNISDVNDTSCVEKIKIELLIRKSFDNLDALTCFWSISGKYLIFLVNTNDTTNKSYGYLSNCYFCSLVSKNIQIKRINEQVAQDVKWSNIKDEFLIIEGKSDNIIFLYDHDLNIKCKIYSQYKNTIKWGPFGSMIALGGFGNLAGDINFYYKEKDYSVSIIKKYREACTVLCDWSYDGTLFMTASTYPRMKVENIFKIYTYEGNLVSSFNFNELYDVKWKNVLPGFYKQPAKPQANLIDNCNKKSVYKIKNLGHLLNINNNNMVNNNNMVNNNNMMINNNNNIINNNIGMSFLNVNNKMINNNNNTNHINNNNTPANLNSYSLDVYDENNININEVLEKDKIKVNKVMTLTTNTSVSNVTASLINGHKKKKSEKGKNAYDWDVDWRKKKNMSLMNNVMNMNVMNMNVNNMNNVNNVNNMNNVNNVNNVNNVNNVNIMNNVNNVNIMNNNNAMNINNIDMNQRGDYIPIEQTTQDDKNLTLKNDKCLINNLNNSNKNINVMIDSIRSTDNSENAVLILQNNLNNCHDKVNVNDNMNKDEHVVEEKKKQKKKKKEKEKKEDKEKGKEMNNEQHKISEQFIQMNNINHNNNNNNNNSVNDININDHDKLYNNIKHIKEQNKLQDMGHVKTLSLDELNKNKGKDNQTNDIKKDIKDKDIIDDDQDKEQKNKLKDKEKNVEVVDGNMNEEKDQDKKKKKENKNKKLKKXXXXXXXXXXXXXXXXXXXXXXXXXXXXXXXXXXXXXXXXXXXXXXXXXXXXXXXXXXXXXXXXXXXXXXXXXXXXXXXXXXXXXXXXXXXXXXXXXXXXXXXXXXXXXXXXXXXXXXXXXXXXXXXXXXXXXXXXXXXXXXXXXXXXXXXXXXXXXXXXXXXXXXXXXXXXXXXXXXXXXXXXXXXXXXXXXXXXXXXXXXXXXXXXXXXXXXXXXXXXXXXXXXXXXXXXXXXXXXXXXXFLKQLNIKDEESIEPNNMKHASDNWINNNKIKNLDEKDKKTKTGGDTYIDSAYSRSSYFSINEHNVDKNKDNIKRNNDKLDHNEDGIGASPLLKLINKSQGQRVENNMNNMNNINNMNNMNNMNSMNSMNSMNSMNSMNNINFYNNRGDNSQGVETEKSKLLSQKNVLLDILKKQKKLKDDNSVVVSNLNEENYIKNMKNIKNIKNIKNIKNELNKDMNTFQFNNIPENISEKLKNIIHMNNKDGKELQKYPSDLINYICQNKQMDGMIHSYVNNNDINEQAKMNLNQTKDKLKNINNANIHAIKLEEQNNTHFHMYSQQQRNLLNIINTNEGDNNILNVIQNKNHINSNTSFLNTTNDESNNNRNVNEYIRFMNNENISNLQKKNLNNGYPSNNNNTKNNTNSNDNNNNKTLLGMKNVVEEKKQTLIDNDTNIISNNFSTNDHHSKGDNTTTTKTFFINKKNQNVLSQSLNNPTNVVNKPISNKYKTNNIVNNKSLNSSLDKKNAQQNNMPELEDPKRPDALRDKCWQYVDPKGVVQGPFYLDEMRVWSEMGYFEPMLPVRCCDSDRFVALNKLFPPPLKPFTVVPKPQPVLQWEEELL, encoded by the coding sequence atgaGCGAACTCCTTATAAGATCAAAAAGTGGTGTTAAATTATATGAGTTTAAGAAATTAGAAAATGTGTATGAAAGTAACattatatttgaatatGATGGATGTATAAATGATGCAATATGGTCATATGACGGAGATTCTTTTTTACTTTTACATGCCATAGAAGggttattattaattaGTAATTAtgaagagaaaaaaaaaaaaaaaatcgAAAAGATTGcttgtataaataaatataaagaattatttgataatgagaatataaaattaattaaacATGTTCAATGGTCACCAAATAATAGATTTATAGTTTTTTTCTTTCCATATGAAGAAGAGaaacataataaattagGTAATTTGTTAGTATGGAATgtaaaagataaaaatattttatgttcatttaaaataaaaaaaaaaagttgTAGTAATTGGCCTGTAATTAATTTTACACatgatgataattatttccttctacaaaaaaaaacagatatttatatatatgatacattaaaattaatagaaaatgatgataatacAGCATAtctaaataataatgatatacctttgaattatatttatacatgGAATCAGCCAAACGTGCTAGCTATTTATATGTCATCATATATGAGTGAAGATAAATGTCGCTTTTTTATAGTGcatacaaaaaataatttccTGGGAGatgtatacatatttaaaattaaaggattgaataataatgaaattGTAAATTATAATGTCAGAGGGGATACACAAAAATCAAGTGACACCAAAATAAATGACATCAAATCGGATGGCATCAAATCAAGTGACATCCAATCAAGTGACATCAAATCGGATGACATCAAATCAAGTGACATCCAATCAAATGACAACAAAATAGATATTAGTGTAAATATTAAATCACcaataaataataacatatcAGATGTAAACGATACATCGTGTgttgaaaaaataaaaattgaaTTACTCATTAGAAAAAGTTTCGACAATTTAGATGCTCTAACATGTTTTTGGTCGATCAGTGgtaaatatttaatattctTAGTAAATACAAATGATACTACAAATAAATCCTATGGTTATTTAAGTAACTGTTATTTTTGTTCATTGgtatcaaaaaatattcaaataaaaagaataaacGAACAGGTTGCTCAAGATGTGAAATGgagtaatataaaagatgaatttttaattatagAAGGCAAGTcagataatattatttttttatatgatcatgatttaaatataaaatgtaaaatatattctcaatataaaaatacaataaaGTGGGGACCATTTGGTAGTATGATTGCTTTAGGTGGATTCGGAAATTTGGCTGGAgatattaatttttattataaagaaaaagattATAGTGTATctataattaaaaaatatagagAAGCATGTACTGTTCTTTGTGATTGGTCATATGATGGAACGTTGTTTATGACTGCATCTACATATCCAAGAATGAAAgtagaaaatatttttaaaatatatacttatgAAGGTAACTTAGTAAGTAGTTTTAATTTCAATGAATTGTATGATGTCAAATGGAAGAATGTGTTACCAGGTTTTTACAAACAACCAGCTAAACCTCAGGCCAATCTGATAGATaattgtaataaaaaaagtgtCTACAAAATAAAGAACCTCGGTCATCtattgaatataaataataataatatggtaaataataataatatggtaaataataataatatgatgataaataataataataatatcataaataataatattggAATGTCCTTTTTAAACGTGAACAATAAAATGAtcaacaataataataatactaatcacataaataataataacacACCTGCAAATCTTAATAGTTATTCTTTAGATgtatatgatgaaaataatataaatataaatgaagTACTTGAAAAGGATAAGATAAAAGTAAACAAGGTTATGACACTAACAACCAACACATCAGTATCTAATGTGACAGCTAGTTTAATAAATGGGcataagaaaaaaaaatcgGAGAAAGGAAAAAATGCATATGATTGGGATGTTGACTGGAGGAAGAAGAAAAACATGAGTCTCATGAATAATGTGATGAATATGAATGTGATGAATATGAAtgtgaataatatgaataatgtgaataatgtgaataatatgaataatgtgaataatgtgaataatgtgaataatgtgaataatgtgaatattatgaataatgtgaataatgtgaatattatgaataataataatgccatgaacataaataatattgatatgAATCAACGAGGTGATTATATACCTATTGAACAAACAACACaagatgataaaaatttgACACTTAAAAACGATAAATGCTTGATCAACAACCTAAACaatagtaataaaaatataaacgTAATGATAGACAGCATTAGAAGTACAGACAATTCTGAGAACGCAGTATTGATcttacaaaataatttaaacAACTGTCATGACAAAGTTAATGtgaatgataatatgaataagGACGAACATGTTGTTGAAGAAAAgaagaaacaaaaaaaaaaaaaaaaagaaaaggaaaaaaaagaagataaaGAGAAAGGCAAAGAAATGAACAATGAGCAACATAAAATATCTGAACAGTTCATtcaaatgaataatattaatcataataataataataataataataatagtgtGAATGATATCAATATTAATGATCatgataaattatataacaacATCAAACATATcaaagaacaaaataagTTACAAGACATGGGACATGTAAAAACACTCTCTTTAGAcgaattaaataaaaataaagggAAAGATAATCAAacaaatgatataaaaaaagatataaaagataaagaCATAATAGATGATGATCAAGATAAGGAacaaaaaaacaaattaaaagataaagaaaaaaatgtagaAGTGGTTGATGGTAATATgaatgaagaaaaagatcaagataaaaagaaaaaaaaagaaaataaaaataaaaaattaaaaaagNNNNNNNNNNNNNNNNNNNNNNNNNNNNNNNNNNNNNNNNNNNNNNNNNNNNNNNNNNNNNNNNNNNNNNNNNNNNNNNNNNNNNNNNNNNNNNNNNNNNNNNNNNNNNNNNNNNNNNNNNNNNNNNNNNNNNNNNNNNNNNNNNNNNNNNNNNNNNNNNNNNNNNNNNNNNNNNNNNNNNNNNNNNNNNNNNNNNNNNNNNNNNNNNNNNNNNNNNNNNNNNNNNNNNNNNNNNNNNNNNNNNNNNNNNNNNNNNNNNNNNNNNNNNNNNNNNNNNNNNNNNNNNNNNNNNNNNNNNNNNNNNNNNNNNNNNNNNNNNNNNNNNNNNNNNNNNNNNNNNNNNNNNNNNNNNNNNNNNNNNNNNNNNNNNNNNNNNNNNNNNNNNNNNNNNNNNNNNNNNNNNNNNNNNNNNNNNNNNNNNNNNNNNNNNNNNNNNNNNNNNNNNNNNNNNNNNNNNNNNNNNNNNNNNNNNNNNNNNNNNNNNNNNNNNNNNNNNNNNNNNNNNNNNNNNNNNNNNNNNNNNNNNNNNNNNNNNNNNNNNNNNNNNNNNNNNNNNNNNNNNNNNNNNNNNNNNNNNNNNNNNNNNNNNNNNNNNNNNNNNNNNNNNNNNNNNNNNNNNNNNNNNNNNNNNNNNNNNNNNNNNNNNNNNNNNNNNNNNNNNNNNNNNNNNNNNNNNNNNNNNNNNNNNNNNNNNNNNNNNNNNNNNNNNNNNNNNNNNNNNNNNNNTTCTTAAAACAGcttaatataaaagatgaaGAATCCATAGAACCTAATAATATGAAACATGCCAGCGACAACTGGatcaataataataaaataaaaaatttagacgaaaaagacaaaaaaacaaaaacaGGGGGGGATACTTATATTGACTCTGCTTACTCTAGATCAAGttatttttctataaatgaacataatgttgataagaataaagacaatataaaaagaaataatgACAAGTTGGATCATAATGAAGATGGTATAGGAGCCTCTCCTTTGTTGAAGCTTATAAATAAATCCCAAGGGCAAAGGGTcgaaaataatatgaataatatgaataatataaacaatatgaataatatgaacaatatGAATAGTATGAATAGTATGAATAGTATGAATAGTATGAATAGTATGAATAACATTAacttttataataatcGTGGTGATAACAGCCAAGGTGTAGAAACAGAAAAGtcaaaattattatccCAGAAAAATGTACTACttgatattttaaaaaaacaaaaaaaattaaaagatgACAACAGTGTAGTTGTATCAaatttaaatgaagaaaattatataaaaaatatgaaaaatataaaaaatataaaaaatataaaaaatataaaaaacgaattaaataaagatatgAACACTTTTcaatttaataatatcccagaaaatatttcagaaaaattaaaaaatataattcatatgaataataaagatggaaaagaattacaaaaatatccatcagatttaataaattatatttgtCAAAATAAACAAATGGATGGTATGATACATTcttatgtaaataataatgatataaatgaacaAGCAAAAATGAACTTGAATCAAACAAAAGATAAAttgaagaatataaataatgcAAATATACATGCTATAAAATTagaagaacaaaataatacaCATTTTCATATGTACTCACAACAACAAAgaaatttattaaatataataaacacGAATGAAGGAGATAACAATATACTTAATGttattcaaaataaaaaccATATAAATAGTAATACATCCTTTTTGAATACTACCAATGATgaaagtaataataatagaaatgtgaatgaatatattcgttttatgaataatgaaaatatatctaatttgcaaaaaaaaaatttaaataatggCTATCcatcaaataataataatactaaaaataatactaatagtaatgataataataataataaaacattattAGGTATGAAAAATGTTGTAGaggaaaaaaaacaaacaCTTATAGATAATgatacaaatataatatcaaaCAATTTTTCAACAAATGATCATCATAGTAAAGGTGATAATACTACTACTActaaaacattttttataaataagaaaaatcAAAATGTATTATCTCAATCCTTAAATAACCCCACCAATGTTGTAAACAAACCtatttcaaataaatataaaacaaacAATATAgtgaataataaaagtttGAATAGTTCAttagataaaaaaaatgcacaa
- a CDS encoding hypothetical protein (conserved Plasmodium protein, unknown function) codes for MRICGYLKRWAFYGPYEYTYILCVSKKKRINNFSSRMLYSTSEFQNNMINCFENMNGLNISYSIKKSVKYGYVNKKMFEHYNNLIKKFYYNFTFEDIILILQSYALSKERNFEVYSLLSNKLLHIFKNMNEEQYDQHVYDNIYKYILASQQLNYSDYEIITIFLKIIKNNLHIYGLKKISIILHSLSKLKIHDEHLLHISSIYILNNFQHMKCNYVSHIISAYSKHVNLKFLQLYIKLLQYIFENIKYMDSLSIYNTLIQIKPIIQMIDTNYMSIYKTEANNGTLENLSNQPYSSTLEHNVLKQNVYDKHNICNENEQSDKHIEEVLQSGTDYIINSTCDNNNNINRHNINRHNINRHNINRHNNTYDHSNLKNIHIYQSKHTNTNSYPLNDTYEQDTKYDTPNNINISYNNSEYFSNDSYCHLDDTLKINNINYEQNNLHLKKEKKIVQNIIPLLFSKVNNCLAFLSFKQLVKLACAYKEFNYFNYIYIYKRLLPYLANKIQKNKITFEECVLLLECFTILPYVDNNIDEIINIILTNLETIITFNYNYICRILQSFQHLTIYNDNILSKIDCVIFKNKKNFERYCNLKDLHLFLHFYEKNPDEWQEMIKYLKHLIQQKSNHLLKSEENNIQQDKQQPQSNNNTTSDTNIYNKDKKLIIYKYNKLQKCFNEKEKNIYEAHTKVDDDKKREMDGTPVHVENSNDVRKKVSDYIYFNVMNEKKEKKNI; via the coding sequence ATGAGAATTTGTGGTTACTTAAAAAGATGGGCATTTTATGGTCCATATgaatatacatatattttatgtgtttcaaaaaaaaaaagaataaataatttctCATCTAGAATGTTATATAGTACGAGTGAgtttcaaaataatatgataaattGCTTTGAAAATATGAATGGTTTAAATATTAGTTATAGTATTAAGAAGAGTGTTAAATATGGTTATGTAAATAAGAAAATGTTTGaacattataataatttaataaaaaagttttattataatttcaCATTTGaagatattattttaatattacaaTCATATGCTTTAAGTAAGGAAAGAAATTTTGAAGTATATTCTCttttatcaaataaattattacatatatttaaaaatatgaatgaaGAACAATATGATCAACATgtatatgataatatttataaatatattttggCTAGTCAACAATTAAATTATAGTGATTATGAaattattactatttttttaaaaattataaaaaataatttacatatttatggtctaaaaaaaatttctaTTATTCTTCATTCTTTGTCAAAACTAAAAATTCATGATGAACACTTATTACATATATCTTCAATTTATATACTAAATAATTTTCAACATATGAAATGTAATTATGTAAGTCATATTATATCAGCATATTCAAAACATGTAAATCTAAAATTtttacaattatatataaaactattacaatatatttttgaaaatataaaatatatggattcattatctatatataatacacTCATACAAATCAAACCCATCATACAAATGATAGACACAAATTATATGTCTATTTATAAGACTGAAGCTAATAATGGCACATTAGAGAATTTAAGCAATCAACCATATTCATCCACTCTAGAGCATAATGTATTGAAACAAAATGTATATgataaacataatatttgCAATGAAAATGAACAAAGTGATAAGCACATAGAAGAAGTACTACAAAGTGGTACAGactatataattaattctacatgtgataataataataatattaatagacataatattaatagacataatattaatagacataatattaatagaCATAACAATACATATGATCATTctaatttaaaaaatatacacatatatcAATCCAAACATACAAATACAAATTCATACCCACTAAACGATACATACGAACAAGATACAAAATATGATACAccaaataatataaatatatcttaCAATAATTCagaatatttttcaaaCGATTCTTATTGTCATTTAGACGATACgttaaaaataaataatattaattatgaacaaaataatttacatttaaaaaaagaaaaaaaaattgttcaaaatattataccTTTACTATTTTCCAAAGTAAATAATTGCTTAGCCTTTTTGTCATTTAAACAGCTAGTCAAACTTGCATGTGCATATAAAGAATtcaattattttaattatatttatatatataaaaggTTATTACCATATCTAGCTAAcaaaatacaaaaaaataaaataacattTGAAGAATGTGTACTACTTCTAGAATGTTTTACGATCTTACCATATgtagataataatatagacGAAATTATCAACATTATATTAACAAACCTAGAAACAATTATAacatttaattataattatatatgtagaaTCTTACAATCTTTTCAACATCTAACcatatataatgataatatcTTATCAAAAATTGATTGCgtcatttttaaaaataaaaaaaattttgaacGATATTGTAATTTAAAAGATCTACActtatttttacatttcTATGAAAAAAACCCAGACGAATGGCAAGAAATGATCaaatatttaaaacatCTAATACAACAAAAAAGTAATCATCTTTTAAAAAGTGAAGAAAATAACATACAGCAAGACAAACAACAACCTcaaagtaataataatacaacGTCAGATAcgaatatttataataaggataaaaagttaataatatataaatataacaaactgcaaaaatgttttaatgagaaggaaaaaaatatatatgaagCACACACAAAAGttgatgatgataaaaagCGTGAGATGGATGGCACACCTGTACATGTCGAAAATTCAAACGATGTGCGTAAAAAGGTGTCTgactatatatatttcaatgTCATGAACgaaaaaaaggaaaagaaaaacatataa